A window of the Candidatus Binatia bacterium genome harbors these coding sequences:
- the crtI gene encoding phytoene desaturase family protein — MKSVIVVGAGFAGLSAAIELARRDLRVTVVESQSSPGGRAQRLHAAGGYTFDAGPTLLVMTDVLRSVLGADAFEDLSLERLEPGYRVLWPGGERFEMSSNLARFLEEIARFEGFDRRSPALEYLAAVHEQYLQARAKILDVDHTPLSFLATLLRPGRFAPWSLRPLLRFARKYFRSDRVVQALTFQPLYLGTSPLRAPGVYAMLAVEEIVGGVWYARGGIGTVVDALEAQARALGVTFAYDAPARAVVEERGRARGVRCDGGELRADGVVVTADREPAMRALFADPPRMRRRLRYGHSAIVWYLGIEGSVELPHHSMLLPDDAWSAYEALDRGEEPSEPLVYACNPCISDESRAPRGHSVLTLLAPVPNASALPRLDEEALFARVLARVEREAGPLRRRIRYAGSRGPRTFASQLQLARGAAFGPDHTLDQMAVLRPSIRHPRIGNVVFAGSGTHPGSGVPMVLISGRLAAQHLVEAIA, encoded by the coding sequence GTGAAGTCCGTCATCGTGGTCGGCGCCGGATTCGCGGGACTCTCGGCCGCGATCGAGCTGGCGCGCCGCGACCTACGCGTGACGGTCGTAGAATCGCAGAGTTCCCCCGGCGGTCGCGCACAACGCTTGCACGCGGCGGGCGGCTACACGTTCGATGCCGGCCCGACGCTGTTGGTGATGACCGACGTACTGCGCTCGGTGCTCGGTGCCGATGCGTTCGAAGACCTCTCGCTGGAGCGTCTGGAGCCGGGATATCGCGTCTTGTGGCCCGGCGGGGAGCGCTTTGAAATGAGCTCGAACTTGGCGCGCTTCCTAGAAGAAATCGCCCGCTTCGAGGGTTTCGACCGCCGCAGCCCGGCGTTGGAATATCTTGCCGCGGTTCACGAGCAGTATCTCCAAGCGCGCGCCAAGATTCTCGACGTCGATCATACGCCGCTGTCATTTCTGGCAACGCTGCTGCGGCCGGGGCGCTTTGCGCCGTGGTCGCTCCGACCGCTGCTGCGCTTCGCGCGCAAGTATTTTCGGAGCGACCGTGTGGTGCAGGCGCTCACGTTTCAGCCGCTCTATCTCGGCACGTCGCCGCTGCGTGCGCCCGGCGTCTACGCGATGCTCGCCGTCGAAGAGATCGTGGGCGGCGTGTGGTACGCGCGCGGCGGCATCGGCACGGTCGTCGACGCGCTCGAAGCGCAGGCGCGCGCGCTGGGCGTGACGTTCGCGTACGACGCGCCGGCGCGCGCGGTCGTCGAGGAACGTGGACGAGCGCGCGGCGTGCGTTGCGACGGCGGCGAACTGCGCGCCGACGGGGTCGTCGTGACGGCCGACCGGGAGCCGGCGATGCGCGCGCTCTTCGCCGATCCGCCGCGGATGCGGCGCCGGTTGCGTTACGGCCATTCGGCGATCGTATGGTATTTGGGCATCGAAGGTTCCGTGGAGCTGCCGCACCACAGCATGCTCTTGCCGGACGATGCGTGGAGCGCGTACGAGGCACTCGATCGCGGCGAAGAGCCGTCCGAGCCGCTCGTCTATGCATGCAATCCGTGCATCTCCGATGAGTCCCGCGCGCCGCGCGGTCATTCGGTTTTGACGCTGCTCGCGCCGGTGCCCAATGCTTCGGCCCTGCCGCGGCTCGACGAAGAGGCGCTCTTCGCGCGCGTGCTCGCGCGAGTGGAGCGCGAAGCCGGACCGTTGCGCCGGCGGATTCGCTATGCCGGGTCGCGCGGCCCCCGGACCTTTGCTTCGCAGCTGCAGCTCGCGCGCGGCGCCGCGTTCGGACCCGATCACACGCTCGATCAAATGGCCGTGCTGCGCCCGTCAATTCGCCATCCGCGCATCGGCAACGTGGTCTTTGCGGGCAGCGGGACTCACCCAGGCTCGGGCGTGCCGATGGTATTAATCTCGGGCCGTCTTGCGGCGCAGCACTTGGTAGAGGCGATCGCGTGA
- a CDS encoding SDR family NAD(P)-dependent oxidoreductase, whose amino-acid sequence MELNKTIALVTGANRGIGRTYAEHLARAGAPRVYAAARDLASLASLQERFPAVVPLYLDVTDRDSIARAAARAGDVNLLINNAGILRVGGIAGRSSLDEAHEEMEVNYFGLLEVTRAFAPLLTANVPSAIINVLSILGLMGTPGAATYSASKAAALSATRAIRAELAPKQVRVVAVMPGYVDTEMTSFLQVDKISPDDVVAATFAALASGDEEVYPGGLATELARAFFTDHKALERQLAS is encoded by the coding sequence ATGGAGCTCAATAAGACCATCGCCCTAGTCACCGGGGCCAACCGCGGCATCGGGCGGACATACGCGGAGCATCTCGCGCGGGCGGGGGCGCCGCGGGTGTACGCGGCGGCCAGGGACCTTGCATCGCTCGCATCGCTCCAAGAACGCTTCCCGGCCGTCGTGCCGCTCTACTTGGACGTCACTGATCGCGACTCAATCGCCCGGGCTGCTGCTCGTGCCGGCGACGTGAACCTGCTCATTAACAATGCTGGTATCCTTCGCGTCGGCGGAATCGCGGGGCGATCCTCGCTCGACGAGGCGCACGAGGAGATGGAGGTAAATTACTTCGGTCTGCTCGAGGTAACCCGAGCATTCGCGCCGCTGCTGACCGCTAACGTGCCATCGGCAATTATCAACGTCCTATCCATTCTCGGCCTGATGGGGACGCCCGGCGCCGCGACGTACAGCGCCTCTAAGGCCGCGGCGCTTTCCGCCACGCGGGCCATTCGCGCCGAGCTGGCGCCCAAACAAGTACGCGTCGTTGCGGTGATGCCGGGATATGTCGACACGGAAATGACTTCTTTCCTCCAGGTCGATAAAATTTCGCCCGATGACGTGGTGGCTGCGACGTTCGCGGCATTGGCATCAGGTGATGAGGAAGTCTATCCCGGCGGCCTGGCGACGGAATTGGCACGTGCCTTTTTCACCGATCACAAGGCGCTGGAACGGCAGTTAGCGAGCTAG
- a CDS encoding lysophospholipid acyltransferase family protein, with protein MIAARRYEGFVATFGAYVHWLLRRSFRGVWVSKGATFPSSGFVAVANHTSWWDGFVAFAVQRAIAPRHPFYVMMSEDGLRRFPFFRYGGAFAVDASSPRRARDAILYAADRAAAGTGLWIFPQGRLEAPGTSLVFTRGFAHVARRANVPVIPCAMRFALLDGQRPDAFLEVGPTVYDASRATGELARGAVAAMLARLDCEISSGRAFENRRSLVAPARGVDDVTGRIFAPLGKSL; from the coding sequence GTGATCGCGGCGCGACGGTACGAAGGCTTCGTCGCGACTTTCGGCGCCTACGTGCACTGGCTCTTGCGACGGTCGTTTCGTGGCGTCTGGGTATCGAAGGGCGCCACGTTTCCTTCGAGCGGCTTCGTGGCGGTCGCGAATCATACGTCGTGGTGGGATGGATTCGTGGCGTTTGCCGTGCAGCGCGCGATCGCACCGCGGCACCCGTTCTACGTGATGATGAGCGAAGATGGTTTGCGGCGCTTTCCCTTCTTTCGTTACGGCGGAGCCTTTGCCGTGGACGCGTCGTCGCCGCGCCGTGCGCGTGACGCAATTCTCTATGCCGCCGATCGCGCGGCCGCGGGTACGGGTCTCTGGATCTTTCCGCAGGGCCGGCTCGAGGCGCCCGGGACGTCGCTCGTTTTCACCCGGGGCTTCGCCCACGTCGCGCGCCGAGCTAACGTGCCGGTGATCCCCTGCGCGATGCGTTTCGCGCTGCTCGACGGACAGCGTCCGGATGCGTTTCTCGAAGTCGGCCCGACGGTATACGACGCGTCGCGCGCGACGGGCGAACTCGCGCGCGGCGCCGTTGCAGCGATGTTGGCCCGGCTCGATTGCGAGATTTCATCCGGTCGCGCGTTTGAGAACCGTCGCTCGCTAGTGGCGCCGGCGCGAGGCGTCGATGACGTCACCGGGCGCATCTTCGCGCCGTTAGGAAAGTCGTTGTAG
- a CDS encoding glycosyltransferase family 2 protein encodes MAIAVLAWLCTAIACGGLAVQLLNMRFYPRLRPRTLPERSIVACVAMRNEEENARACIDGLAAQPEIGAILVCDDGSCDRTLPLLMERAARDSRIFVVPLPDSKNASKSAALAVAGAYAASLPYRYLLFTDADVRLERGAAGALLTRLHEADATALTAWPRVRGEALADVLLAPLVTLLLLQALPMWRSRAGDPRFVAGNGQLFLVDAHAYRHCGGHAAITDAVEDVALARNLARCGYAVAFASAASIAGTRGYGSLRAAIGGLGRSLYAGGGVAACAAFALWQATAFALPYVLLPFVPAIAACAIAAGIVARVVLALRMGESPAGVLLAPAAAAVATAGALGVALAGARGRLTWRGRTIRR; translated from the coding sequence GTGGCGATTGCCGTTCTCGCGTGGCTTTGCACGGCGATTGCATGCGGCGGGCTCGCCGTGCAGCTGCTGAACATGCGCTTCTACCCGAGACTGCGGCCGCGCACGTTGCCCGAACGCTCGATCGTCGCCTGTGTAGCCATGCGGAACGAAGAAGAGAACGCGCGCGCGTGCATTGATGGACTGGCGGCGCAGCCCGAAATCGGCGCGATCCTCGTCTGCGACGACGGATCGTGCGATCGAACCCTCCCGCTGCTGATGGAGCGTGCGGCGCGCGACTCACGCATTTTCGTAGTGCCTCTGCCGGATTCGAAGAACGCGTCGAAATCCGCGGCGCTCGCCGTCGCCGGTGCGTACGCAGCGTCGCTGCCGTATCGCTATCTCTTGTTTACCGATGCCGACGTGCGCCTCGAGCGCGGCGCGGCCGGCGCGCTGCTGACGCGCTTGCACGAAGCGGACGCGACGGCGTTGACGGCGTGGCCGCGCGTGCGCGGTGAGGCGCTTGCCGACGTGCTGCTGGCGCCGCTGGTGACGTTGCTTTTGCTGCAGGCCTTGCCGATGTGGCGGTCGCGCGCCGGCGATCCACGTTTCGTCGCCGGAAACGGGCAGCTCTTCTTGGTCGACGCGCACGCCTATCGCCATTGCGGCGGCCACGCGGCAATCACCGATGCCGTGGAAGATGTCGCGTTGGCGCGCAATCTCGCCCGCTGCGGCTACGCCGTCGCCTTTGCGAGCGCGGCCTCGATTGCCGGTACGCGCGGATACGGATCGCTGCGCGCCGCCATTGGCGGCTTGGGGAGATCGCTTTACGCCGGCGGCGGCGTCGCCGCCTGCGCGGCGTTTGCCCTGTGGCAGGCGACGGCGTTCGCACTACCCTACGTGCTGTTGCCCTTCGTTCCGGCAATTGCGGCATGTGCCATCGCAGCCGGCATCGTGGCGCGCGTCGTGCTGGCGTTGCGCATGGGCGAAAGCCCGGCCGGCGTGCTGCTCGCGCCGGCGGCCGCCGCCGTTGCGACGGCCGGGGCGCTCGGCGTTGCCCTTGCCGGCGCGCGGGGCCGCCTGACGTGGCGTGGAAGAACGATTCGCCGATGA
- a CDS encoding DUF2269 family protein — protein MTFLKTLHVAAAVLWLGNFAVTGVWALRAYFARDKALFAFATREILFTDVLFTACFGGAVVASGVALAHLEGFDPVRVLWTRRALEVVIFGGLIWLGVLLPVELTMRRRARDGSPGLPTLFALWNAAGWLVTIALFSVIYLMIAKPV, from the coding sequence GTGACATTCCTCAAAACGCTGCACGTTGCCGCCGCCGTCTTATGGCTGGGAAACTTCGCGGTCACGGGCGTGTGGGCACTGCGCGCATACTTCGCCCGCGACAAAGCGCTCTTTGCGTTTGCAACGCGCGAGATTCTCTTCACCGACGTGCTCTTCACCGCGTGTTTCGGGGGCGCGGTCGTCGCCAGCGGCGTCGCTCTCGCGCACCTCGAGGGCTTCGATCCGGTGCGCGTGCTCTGGACGCGACGGGCGCTCGAGGTGGTCATTTTCGGCGGGCTTATTTGGCTGGGCGTGCTGCTGCCCGTCGAGCTGACGATGCGTCGCCGCGCGCGCGACGGCTCGCCGGGATTACCGACGCTCTTTGCCCTCTGGAACGCCGCCGGATGGCTGGTGACCATCGCACTTTTTTCGGTCATTTATCTGATGATCGCTAAGCCCGTGTAA
- a CDS encoding MerR family transcriptional regulator: MKHSIAAVARMANLSPDVIRSWERRYKIVEPARNASGVRLYSDEDVARLTLAREATRLGHPIRHVAQLSDEQLEELLDRKPVESGGNLEVVARLLDAMHAHDLATASQILRVAALLIPVRELVLEILAPALREVGRQWEHGDLAIWQEHFLSNEVLGIAGPLQQLAPGPRVLFATPPFERHSFGIGLAALLAAARGVAACNLGVMVPAAQVIAAARQLHAAAVVIGMTHEALPKEDAIEYVRQLDAGLPAGVDLVLGGTAGARVAASVASPRVRSIATLEEFDALCVQWR, translated from the coding sequence ATGAAACATTCGATTGCGGCCGTCGCTCGTATGGCCAATCTCTCGCCCGACGTCATCCGTTCCTGGGAACGGCGCTACAAGATCGTCGAACCGGCGCGCAACGCCTCGGGCGTGCGACTCTATAGCGATGAAGACGTCGCGCGCCTTACGTTAGCGCGCGAAGCGACGCGGCTTGGGCACCCGATCCGGCACGTCGCGCAGCTCAGCGACGAACAACTCGAGGAGCTGCTCGACCGCAAACCGGTGGAGAGCGGCGGAAACCTCGAGGTCGTCGCGCGCCTGCTCGACGCGATGCACGCTCACGATCTCGCCACCGCGTCGCAAATCCTGCGCGTCGCCGCCCTGCTGATCCCCGTGCGGGAGCTGGTGCTCGAAATTCTCGCGCCTGCGCTGCGCGAAGTCGGGCGCCAGTGGGAGCACGGCGACCTGGCAATCTGGCAAGAGCATTTTCTTTCCAATGAAGTCCTTGGCATTGCGGGGCCGCTGCAGCAGCTAGCACCTGGCCCGCGCGTCCTTTTTGCAACGCCGCCGTTCGAGCGCCACAGTTTCGGTATAGGCTTGGCCGCGCTGCTCGCCGCCGCGCGCGGCGTTGCCGCCTGCAACCTCGGCGTGATGGTGCCCGCGGCGCAGGTGATTGCCGCCGCACGACAGCTGCACGCGGCAGCGGTCGTTATCGGCATGACGCACGAAGCTCTGCCGAAAGAAGACGCGATTGAGTACGTGCGCCAACTCGATGCGGGCTTGCCGGCCGGCGTGGATTTGGTGCTCGGCGGCACCGCCGGCGCGCGCGTTGCCGCGTCGGTAGCGTCGCCGCGCGTACGCAGCATCGCGACGCTCGAAGAGTTCGACGCTCTCTGCGTACAGTGGCGCTAA
- a CDS encoding helix-turn-helix domain-containing protein, with translation MMKVTKEQSAQNREALVRAASKLFREYGIDGVGVAEIAKEAELTHGALYAQFPSKEAIAAEALADALERTFTRLVSASGSAPTIGNYLDWYISKRHRDNVADGCAMAASGSEIGRHDKTVSRSFAQGFERTVRAIEAAMQEASLTATPRERALTIAVGAIGAIAVARGVAKANPRLSGEILAACRRVLGELGGERN, from the coding sequence ATGATGAAAGTGACCAAGGAGCAATCCGCCCAAAACCGCGAAGCGCTCGTGCGTGCAGCGAGTAAGCTGTTTCGGGAGTATGGTATCGACGGCGTCGGCGTGGCCGAAATCGCCAAAGAGGCCGAGCTGACGCATGGCGCGCTCTACGCTCAGTTTCCGTCAAAAGAGGCTATAGCCGCAGAAGCGCTCGCGGATGCTCTCGAGCGCACCTTCACGCGCTTAGTAAGTGCGAGCGGGTCCGCACCGACGATCGGGAATTATCTGGATTGGTACATCAGCAAACGGCATCGGGACAACGTCGCCGACGGCTGCGCGATGGCGGCGTCGGGCAGCGAAATTGGCCGGCACGATAAAACTGTGAGCCGTTCGTTTGCCCAAGGGTTCGAACGAACCGTACGCGCCATTGAAGCGGCAATGCAGGAGGCCTCCCTCACGGCGACTCCACGCGAACGTGCCTTAACGATTGCCGTCGGCGCAATTGGGGCCATCGCCGTGGCGCGTGGCGTGGCGAAAGCGAATCCAAGGCTCTCGGGCGAGATCCTCGCTGCGTGTCGCCGCGTCTTAGGCGAGCTCGGCGGCGAACGTAATTAA